In the Candidatus Baltobacteraceae bacterium genome, one interval contains:
- the uraD gene encoding 2-oxo-4-hydroxy-4-carboxy-5-ureidoimidazoline decarboxylase gives MTIADLNAAERTSFVAAVGFAFESSPWVAELAAEQRPFPDLDALSACMNAIVAESPFERRISLIAAHPDLAGRVAREGRLTPASTSEQASAGLDRLSPEENARFDGLNASYRERFGFPFVICVRGQTKSSILDALEQRGRNDRNTEIATALGEIGKIARLRLDNVIE, from the coding sequence ATGACGATCGCCGATCTCAATGCGGCCGAGCGGACTTCGTTCGTCGCGGCCGTCGGGTTCGCTTTCGAGAGCTCACCGTGGGTCGCGGAGCTCGCGGCGGAGCAACGGCCATTTCCCGATCTCGACGCGCTGAGCGCGTGCATGAATGCGATCGTTGCAGAGAGTCCGTTCGAGCGACGCATATCGCTCATCGCCGCCCATCCGGACTTGGCGGGCCGCGTGGCGCGCGAAGGCCGGTTGACGCCGGCTTCGACGAGCGAGCAGGCCTCAGCGGGTCTCGACCGCCTGTCGCCCGAGGAGAATGCGCGGTTCGATGGGCTTAATGCTTCGTATCGCGAGCGTTTCGGGTTCCCATTCGTCATCTGCGTGCGTGGGCAGACGAAGAGCTCGATCCTCGATGCGCTGGAACAGCGCGGACGCAACGATCGCAATACGGAGATCGCAACGGCACTCGGCGAGATCGGAAAGATCGCGCGCTTACGACTGGATAACGTAATCGAATGA
- a CDS encoding 8-oxoguanine deaminase encodes MTTLLLRHAHLLATFDDADRAFEDGGIFARDGVIEHVGPSDGLPSGADETIDATGMVVLPGLINTHHHFFQTLTRNLPIAQDAPLFPWLVAHYPIWRCITAEGVRSATAIAIAELILSGCTTAADHGYLWKNGARVDDQIDVARKMGFRFHASRGSMSIGQSKGGLPPDDVVEDEGAIMADCVRVIDAHHDPARFAMTRIVIAPCSPFSVSTDLMRASSELARARGLTLHTHLCETKDEETYCLEHFGKRPIALAAGLDWTGPDVWYAHGIAMNDDEIALLGRSGTGVAHCPSSNMRLGSGIAPILAQHRAGMRVGIGVDGSASNDASHLLEETRQAMLLQRVVHGAEAMSARDALRLATRGGASVLGRDDIGCLAPNMAADFIGVRLDSLPLAGGAVHDPLAALVFCRTPRVDLSVIAGNVRVRDGSLVGVDVDALVERHNELARALV; translated from the coding sequence ATGACGACGCTTCTCCTGCGCCACGCGCACCTGCTTGCAACCTTCGACGATGCCGATCGTGCGTTCGAGGACGGTGGAATCTTTGCGCGCGACGGCGTCATCGAGCACGTCGGCCCCAGCGACGGCCTACCCTCCGGCGCCGACGAGACGATCGATGCCACCGGCATGGTCGTCCTTCCCGGCCTAATCAACACGCACCATCATTTCTTCCAGACACTGACGCGGAATCTCCCGATCGCTCAAGACGCACCGCTCTTTCCATGGCTGGTCGCGCACTATCCGATTTGGCGTTGCATCACGGCTGAGGGCGTTCGCTCGGCGACTGCAATTGCGATCGCCGAGCTGATACTTTCCGGATGCACGACTGCCGCCGATCACGGCTACCTCTGGAAGAACGGCGCTCGTGTCGACGATCAGATCGACGTCGCACGCAAAATGGGCTTTCGTTTCCACGCATCGCGCGGATCGATGTCGATCGGACAGTCCAAGGGCGGCCTTCCGCCTGACGACGTGGTCGAAGACGAAGGCGCGATCATGGCCGACTGCGTTCGTGTCATCGATGCTCATCACGATCCGGCGCGTTTCGCGATGACGCGCATCGTCATCGCGCCGTGTTCGCCGTTTTCCGTCTCGACCGATCTGATGCGGGCAAGCTCCGAACTGGCGCGCGCTCGAGGTTTGACGCTGCACACGCATCTGTGCGAGACGAAGGACGAGGAAACGTACTGTCTCGAGCACTTTGGGAAACGTCCCATCGCACTCGCCGCCGGCTTGGACTGGACAGGGCCCGACGTTTGGTACGCACACGGAATCGCGATGAACGATGACGAGATCGCGCTCCTCGGGCGATCGGGAACGGGCGTTGCCCATTGCCCGAGCTCCAACATGCGTCTTGGTTCCGGTATCGCTCCGATTCTTGCGCAGCATCGCGCCGGAATGCGGGTCGGCATCGGCGTCGACGGTTCCGCCTCAAACGATGCATCGCATCTTCTCGAAGAAACGCGGCAAGCAATGCTCTTACAGCGCGTCGTGCACGGCGCCGAGGCAATGTCGGCCCGGGACGCCCTGCGCTTGGCGACACGCGGGGGCGCCTCCGTGCTCGGGCGCGACGACATTGGTTGCCTTGCGCCGAACATGGCCGCGGATTTCATCGGCGTTCGCCTCGATTCGCTTCCGCTCGCAGGCGGCGCCGTGCACGATCCGCTTGCGGCACTCGTCTTTTGTCGCACGCCGCGCGTCGATCTCAGTGTGATCGCGGGAAACGTCCGCGTGCGCGACGGAAGCCTCGTCGGCGTCGATGTCGACGCCCTCGTCGAACGTCACAACGAACTCGCTCGCGCACTCGTCTAA